In a single window of the Coffea eugenioides isolate CCC68of chromosome 3, Ceug_1.0, whole genome shotgun sequence genome:
- the LOC113765133 gene encoding uncharacterized protein LOC113765133: protein MMSPHMPEKVGNFAWIFRSNPTVHWGFKILLMAVFLGMLIFCSMDGIYMGRLQRNFVALKINSSSTNLTKSLQDLNFTDVSQLQPYIRQPYLNLNHTLRNLTKIHEILAPDVAPEPANFAEKGVNDTRFDPQVLPLLPARKDEILEDTVKPMIIPWVLAELEANYSSKLLSGWLAPGGEPCKDSRTEGISVPSLDGQESIELSTGDIHEFRIQALDGFGKPHCLGGDYFEIDLSGVNWKSRPPITDMGNGTYTFQLQVHPDFEGRYNLTIILLFRHYEGLKFSPARFAIDRVLRVFPIKFQKSSAQLPEICQCVKSDFVRDVWSGRWTRHAKNDSCPISYDGRYRCQEPLFPCQHPWCDGPMGILESNGWVYSTHCSFKMFNSEQAWNCLSNRWIFWWGDSNHCDTIRNILNFILGLDFATVPRRFDMNITNPKNPSQVVRITSIFNGHWNETSNYQGLNSLSNAEYRELLKGYFSHEVVPDTLIMNSGLHDGIYWPNLRHFIKGADYAAAFWSEILEGLRRKGMPLPEVIYRTTVTTGGYARSLGFNPSKMEAFNGVVIDKLRQYNVISRVIDDFDMTFPWHYDNRANDGVHYGRAPLKMKWRDGQIGHQYFVDLMLGHVLLNALCTRS from the coding sequence ATGATGTCTCCTCACATGCCAGAGAAAGTTGGGAACTTTGCATGGATTTTCAGGTCTAATCCTACTGTTCATTGGGGTTTCAAGATTTTATTGATGGCTGTCTTTCTTGGGATGTTGATTTTTTGTAGCATGGATGGTATATATATGGGTAGGCTTCAGAGGAATTTTGTTGCTTTGAAGATTAATAGTAGTAGTACAAACTTGACAAAAAGCCTTCAAGATTTGAACTTTACTGATGTTTCTCAACTTCAGCCGTATATAAGACAGCCTTACCTGAATCTGAATCACACCCTGAGAAACTTGACAAAAATCCATGAAATTTTGGCTCCTGATGTTGCTCCTGAACCAGCCAATTTTGCTGAGAAGGGAGTTAATGATACCCGTTTTGATCCTCAAGTTTTACCCCTGTTACCAGCCCGAAAagatgaaattttggaagacaCTGTTAAGCCAATGATTATCCCTTGGGTTTTAGCTGAATTAGAGGCAAATTATTCATCAAAGTTGCTTTCTGGTTGGTTGGCTCCTGGTGGTGAACCGTGCAAGGATTCAAGAACTGAGGGTATCTCAGTCCCAAGTCTGGATGGTCAGGAGAGTATCGAGTTGTCTACTGGAGATATCCATGAATTTAGGATCCAGGCATTGGATGGTTTTGGAAAGCCTCATTGCTTAGGCGGTGATTATTTTGAAATTGACCTTTCTGGTGTAAATTGGAAGTCTAGGCCTCCAATTACGGATATGGGGAATGGCACCTACACATTTCAGCTCCAAGTCCATCCAGATTTTGAAGGACGTTATAATCTTACCATTATTCTGCTGTTTCGACATTATGAAGGACTAAAATTTTCCCCTGCTAGATTTGCAATTGATAGAGTTCTTCGTGTTTTCCCAATTAAATTCCAGAAATCATCCGCTCAGTTACCAGAAATCTGTCAATGCGTGAAGTCTGATTTTGTCAGAGATGTTTGGTCTGGTCGATGGACTCGGCATGCCAAGAATGATAGCTGCCCTATTAGTTACGATGGACGATATAGATGCCAAGAACCACTGTTCCCCTGCCAACATCCATGGTGTGATGGCCCTATGGGGATTTTGGAAAGTAATGGTTGGGTGTATTCAACACATTGTTCATTTAAGATGTTTAACAGTGAACAAGCCTGGAATTGCTTAAGTAATCGCTGGATTTTCTGGTGGGGAGACTCAAACCATTGTGACACCATCCGTAACATCCTTAACTTCATCCTAGGATTGGACTTTGCAACTGTTCCTCGAAGGTTCGATATGAACATCACAAATCCCAAGAATCCTTCGCAAGTTGTTCGAATTACAAGCATTTTCAACGGTCATTGGAATGAAACTTCAAACTATCAGGGATTGAACTCATTGTCAAACGCAGAGTACAGAGAATTGTTGAAAGGTTACTTTTCACATGAAGTTGTCCCAGACACGTTGATAATGAATTCTGGTTTACACGACGGGATCTATTGGCCTAATCTTAGGCATTTCATCAAGGGAGCAGATTATGCCGCAGCATTTTGGTCTGAGATATTGGAAGGGCTGAGGAGGAAGGGGATGCCCCTGCCAGAAGTCATATATAGAACCACCGTGACAACTGGTGGCTATGCTAGAAGCTTAGGATTTAATCCGTCCAAGATGGAGGCCTTCAATGGAGTAGTGATAGATAAGTTGAGGCAGTACAATGTGATTAGCAGAGTGATCGATGATTTTGATATGACCTTTCCGTGGCACTATGATAACAGGGCCAACGATGGGGTTCATTATGGCCGTGCCCCACTGAAGATGAAGTGGAGGGATGGCCAAATTGGTCACCAGTATTTTGTGGACCTTATGCTTGGTCATGTACTGCTGAACGCGTTATGCACAAGATCGTAG